The segment ATTGGTGTTTGAATGTATgtatactgttttgtttttttctgtgctcgctttactttttgttgttgttctgccTGTTGCATGTTGCTAAAACCTTTTGTTTTCTGCAGAGACGTCTTGATGGACGGTACAAAGAAggaagtgcacacatttaacatCACTGTGCTGGGGGACACTGCTGTAGGAAAGTCCTCTTTGCTTGAGCGTTACACTCATAATGTGTTCAGTCAATTTATAGAATTGACAATAGGTGCACAGGCTTTCGTCCGCTCATTGAATGTTGAGCCAGGGGTCCATGTAAAATTGCTCATATGGGACACAGCAGGAGTGGAGCGTTGTAGGTGAGTACAAAACATTCCGTTCACTGCAGCAATAATGCCAATTAACGTtgttattaaattaaaacattggattaaaatgacacaaaacaacctAATTTACAATacatcatgttaaaatgtttggtCCAAAAAGTCCTATATAATTTTCTTgttatgtttcacagtatggcattaatgttATCCATCTCTATGAAGATAAGCACATTACATGTCAGATTCTCAGATCCGGGGAGCAGTGAGCACACCAATAATGACACCcctaactgaataaatgaaatatgtatGAGTTTAATCCCAAACTGttgaagattccaggcaaatcagtcatctccatagagacgagcaggggGCACCATTAGAAACGTTACAATGTATTGACCAAAATGTGACTTCTACTCTCTTTATGTTTAGGTCATTAACTCTCTGCTACTATCGCCATTCTGTGGGAGGACTGCTGGTGTTTAACATAGCTAGAAGAGACACATTTGAGAGCATAAAACAATGGCATGCTGAGTTGTGCAAGGTTAAGAGTGAAGTTGTATTAATGCTAGTGGGTAATTGGTGTGATGAGGTGCGCAGAGAAGTGAGCCGAGAGGAGGCGGAGAGGCTGGCCGAAGAACTGGACATGCCCTATGTGGAGACTTCTGCCAAAACCGGGCAAAATGTCAGCGAGGTATTTGAAAACCTAACTCGGCGCATTTATCAGAGGCTGAGTGGTGATGCTGCACACGACTTAAAGGGTGAACAttgctaatttttttttttatctcttcaaaaacatacatgtttaacaaataAATCCTGCATATAGGCTTAAACTTTATTTAggcattcttctctcaaaactgaaaacaccttccaccttgtgatgtcattgagtggtgatacaggaagcgcGCCTCTGTTTTCAATTTACATAAAATTTCACTAGAATTACTTTGAATAATTttaaccctggaattgccaaactttgAAGGTAcatctattgttttagccttgttGTAATTTCTTGACTCCTCGGTATACCAGAAGATATTGTAGGCTTTCaactgaacaaaatataaaacaaaatatttacaacTGTAACAATGGTTATTCTACTGTATTGTAGAGTTGTAGAGTTCaattaaaaacatcaaaactacTCGTTggtgatgtcacaaggtggaacagaggattttgagttTCAGAGATGAagacagtataaaaatgcaggattactcaaatgtgtgaatgaaacagaaaactgttgtttgacatgttttgatgagataacaacttTCTAACACAGCTATTAGCAAATTtgtctaatataggacctttaagaatagGTCACGCCACTACAAatttacagtaa is part of the Periophthalmus magnuspinnatus isolate fPerMag1 chromosome 16, fPerMag1.2.pri, whole genome shotgun sequence genome and harbors:
- the LOC117384167 gene encoding ras-related protein Rab-39A-like, whose protein sequence is MDGTKKEVHTFNITVLGDTAVGKSSLLERYTHNVFSQFIELTIGAQAFVRSLNVEPGVHVKLLIWDTAGVERCRSLTLCYYRHSVGGLLVFNIARRDTFESIKQWHAELCKVKSEVVLMLVGNWCDEVRREVSREEAERLAEELDMPYVETSAKTGQNVSEVFENLTRRIYQRLSGDAAHDLKGEHC